Proteins found in one Pseudorasbora parva isolate DD20220531a chromosome 11, ASM2467924v1, whole genome shotgun sequence genomic segment:
- the hs6st2 gene encoding heparan-sulfate 6-O-sulfotransferase 2 — MDEKSYYSRLFIALLMVLCFGVIVLQYVCPTSDCQLLHLASLSSRLGSRAPGDRMNGAGAGDPYSSEDGALVRFVPRFNFTTKDLNRAVDFNIKGDDVIVFLHIQKTGGTTFGRHLVRNIQLERPCECHAGQKKCTCFRPGKRDTWLFSRFSTGWTCGLHADWTELTNCVPSYMSNRESQERHGSPSRNYYYITILRDPVWRYLSEWRHVQRGATWKASKHICDGRLPTLTELPSCYTGDDWSGCSLEEFMACPYNLANNRQTRMLADLSLVGCYNLSIMNESQRWAMLLESAKRNLRNMAFFGLTEYQRKTQYLFEHTFRLSFIAPFTQLNGTRAASVEVEPETQRRIRELNHWDVELYEYARDLFLQRFQYARQQERREARQRRLQERRKLRAKVKPWWGVTAKATIKATKEPPMTEQYPAFSDEKQADAGQKLESETEGQVEDNWLEEDDNETILDYLENVEQWR, encoded by the exons ATGGATGAAAAATCCTACTACAGTCGGCTCTTCATCGCACTGCTGATGGTCCTGTGTTTCGGCGTAATTGTATTACAATACGTCTGTCCTACGTCCGACTGCCAGTTGTTACACCTGGCATCATTGTCCTCGAGACTAGGGAGTCGCGCGCCCGGGGATCGCATGAACGGAGCCGGTGCGGGAGATCCGTACAGCTCAGAAGACGGTGCTTTGGTTCGCTTTGTGCCTCGCTTTAATTTCACCACCAAAGACCTTAATCGCGCTGTAGATTTCAACATCAAGGGGGATGATGTTATAGTGTTCCTCCACATTCAGAAAACCGGGGGGACCACGTTCGGGCGTCACCTGGTCCGCAACATCCAGCTGGAGAGGCCGTGCGAGTGTCATGCTGGCCAGAAGAAGTGTACCTGCTTCCGGCCGGGCAAACGGGACACCTGGCTGTTCTCCCGCTTCTCCACCGGCTGGACCTGCGGTCTGCATGCGGACTGGACGGAGCTCACGAATTGCGTGCCTTCTTACATGAGTAACCGTGAGTCTCAGGAGAGGCACGGGAGTCCCAG TAGGAACTACTACTACATCACGATATTGAGGGATCCAGTGTGGCGATACCTGAGTGAATGGAGGCACGTTCAGCGCGGTGCCACCTGGAAGGCCTCTAAACACATCTGCGATGGCCGTTTACCCACCCTGACCGAGCTGCCCAGCTGCTACACCGGTGATGACTGGTCGGGCTGTTCGTTGGAGGAATTCATGGCGTGTCCTTACAACCTGGCCAACAACAGACAGACCCGTATGCTGGCTGACCTCAGCCTAGTGGGCTGCTACAACCTCTCCATCATGAACGAGAGCCAGCGGTGGGCCATGCTGCTAGAAAGTGCCAAGCGCAACTTGCGAAACATGGCCTTTTTTGGTCTGACGGAATATCAGCGTAAGACCCAGTACCTCTTCGAGCACACATTCCGCCTGTCCTTCATAGCGCCGTTCACACAGCTCAACGGCACCCGCGCTGCGAGTGTAGAGGTGGAACCAGAGACCCAACGAAGGATTCGAGAGCTGAACCACTGGGACGTGGAGCTTTACGAGTATGCGCGGGACCTTTTCTTGCAGCGATTCCAGTACGCCAGACAGCAAGAGCGCAGGGAGGCCCGTCAGCGACGCCTGCAGGAGAGACGCAAGCTACGTGCTAAGGTCAAGCCTTGGTGGGGGGTGACTGCAAAAGCTACTATAAAAGCCACAAAAGAGCCACCAATGACAGAACAATATCCTGCTTTCTCAGATGAAAAACAAGCAGATGCTGGACAAAAGCTGGAGAGTGAGACAGAAGGACAGGTAGAGGACAACTGGTTAGAGGAAGATGACAATGAAACCATATTGGACTATTTAGAAAATGTGGAGCAGTGGCGGTAG